The Leptospirillum ferriphilum genome contains a region encoding:
- the recA gene encoding recombinase RecA, with translation MAEERDQARQKSLDLALSQIEKQFGKGSIMRLGKDQVPQIVPVIPSGSLALDIALGIGGYPRGRVVELYGPESSGKTTLALHAISEVHKAGGVAAFIDAEHALDVTYAKRLGVRTEDLLIAQPDTGEQALEITETLVRSGSIDLIVVDSVAALVPRAELEGEMGDAHVGLQARLMSQALRKLTSAISKSNTTVLFINQIRMKIGVMFGNPETTTGGNALKFYASVRMDIRRIESIKEGDQVLGNRIRVKVVKNKMAPPFRQAEFDISFNEGISTVGELIDLGVDNGILEKSGAWYSMGSERLGQGKEAVKLYLKNHPDAFKKIEQEIRSKIRPASLPPEPSASAPPSSRKGKEASASSGE, from the coding sequence TGAAAAGCAGTTTGGCAAGGGTTCGATCATGCGTCTGGGAAAGGATCAGGTGCCACAGATCGTACCGGTTATTCCTTCCGGGTCCCTGGCTCTGGATATTGCCTTGGGAATTGGGGGCTATCCCCGGGGAAGAGTTGTTGAACTCTATGGTCCAGAATCCTCCGGAAAAACGACCCTGGCCCTCCATGCGATCAGCGAGGTCCATAAGGCCGGCGGTGTGGCAGCGTTTATTGACGCAGAACATGCCCTTGATGTGACCTATGCAAAACGTCTAGGCGTACGGACGGAAGATCTTCTGATTGCCCAGCCGGATACAGGGGAGCAAGCTCTCGAAATCACGGAAACTCTTGTCCGGTCCGGGAGTATTGATCTGATTGTCGTGGACTCGGTGGCTGCTCTCGTTCCCCGAGCCGAACTTGAAGGGGAAATGGGGGATGCTCATGTGGGTTTGCAGGCCAGGTTGATGAGCCAGGCGCTTCGGAAGCTGACCTCTGCCATTTCCAAGTCGAATACCACTGTCCTTTTTATCAATCAGATCCGGATGAAGATCGGGGTCATGTTTGGTAATCCGGAAACGACGACGGGTGGGAATGCTCTCAAGTTTTACGCGTCTGTCCGGATGGACATCCGTCGTATCGAATCTATCAAGGAAGGTGATCAGGTTCTGGGAAACAGGATCCGGGTCAAGGTCGTCAAAAACAAGATGGCTCCACCGTTCCGGCAGGCGGAGTTTGACATCTCTTTCAACGAAGGGATTTCGACCGTCGGGGAACTGATCGACCTTGGTGTCGACAACGGAATTCTGGAAAAATCGGGTGCCTGGTATTCGATGGGAAGCGAACGACTTGGACAGGGTAAGGAAGCGGTCAAGCTCTATCTCAAGAATCATCCGGATGCTTTCAAAAAGATTGAGCAGGAAATCCGTTCCAAGATTCGCCCTGCATCTTTGCCACCTGAACCCTCAGCGTCTGCTCCGCCTTCTTCCCGGAAAGGGAAGGAAGCGTCAGCTTCGTCCGGGGAATAA